In one window of Leptospira sp. GIMC2001 DNA:
- a CDS encoding c-di-GMP phosphodiesterase, which translates to MSSNDKLNKNALQKFDFTQEIIDSFHQTQSIPVDFYNKDGQILIHKKPNAAPEDFSKLLKFEFQGIYFRTSDLDKLFTKESQPTSVNGKAVSFVNLLDEEKAKEQAKLANDLLIDLKKSAFNSGHVRSVQKSMDTMLSDFTSVPEYENGLINIMEVLSGAGVSRQSELMTKRTVVAMGLKIRSKKSISKGDEKKDKKEHMNLMTASYLADLGYTKIETSSSADLKPAEYEVIKTHPIISYLMVANSGDLDPMVKKLILHHHRPHKGGGVNNNFPNDSFLIQKLLTFKEKYLKETGKDVAIADIDLQIQEIQNQNFGTQVEEDIAYLSLASEFASLTTEQSWRGAKDSRTALKMILNNSFFSYSDKNIRDLFDYVGLSLNNNQSIINRGDLVITASWDSKKKIHFEICKVQDIDRFQTRPLLERVGSITPIFHKENKFLLKNFDMKTFVLDRRRAVYNLMNAVDPRRVIYLIDPELNPKLYEDINQKLV; encoded by the coding sequence ATGTCATCTAATGATAAGTTAAATAAAAATGCGCTTCAGAAGTTTGATTTTACTCAAGAAATTATTGATTCTTTTCATCAAACTCAATCCATACCTGTAGATTTCTATAATAAAGACGGTCAGATTCTCATTCATAAGAAGCCGAATGCGGCTCCAGAAGACTTTAGTAAACTTTTAAAATTTGAGTTTCAGGGAATATATTTTAGAACCAGTGATTTAGACAAATTATTTACAAAAGAATCTCAGCCAACATCAGTAAATGGAAAGGCAGTATCGTTTGTTAATCTCCTCGATGAAGAAAAAGCTAAAGAGCAGGCAAAACTTGCTAATGACCTTTTGATCGACCTTAAGAAATCGGCGTTCAACTCGGGTCATGTCAGGTCTGTGCAGAAATCGATGGATACGATGCTTAGTGATTTTACATCTGTCCCCGAGTATGAGAACGGACTTATCAATATCATGGAAGTTTTGTCGGGTGCTGGAGTGTCAAGGCAGTCCGAGCTTATGACCAAAAGAACTGTTGTTGCTATGGGTCTTAAGATTCGAAGCAAAAAATCAATATCTAAAGGCGATGAGAAAAAAGATAAGAAAGAACATATGAATCTGATGACTGCTTCTTATCTAGCTGATCTTGGTTATACCAAAATAGAGACCTCATCTTCCGCTGACTTGAAGCCTGCAGAGTATGAAGTTATCAAGACGCACCCAATTATTAGTTACCTAATGGTTGCTAACTCCGGTGATTTGGACCCAATGGTAAAAAAATTGATTTTGCATCATCATAGGCCACATAAAGGCGGTGGAGTCAATAATAATTTTCCAAACGATTCTTTTCTGATTCAGAAATTATTGACATTTAAAGAAAAATATCTCAAAGAAACTGGCAAGGATGTGGCAATCGCTGATATCGATCTACAGATTCAAGAAATTCAGAATCAAAATTTCGGAACCCAAGTTGAAGAAGATATAGCATATCTATCTTTAGCGAGTGAATTTGCATCTCTTACAACAGAGCAATCCTGGCGTGGCGCTAAGGATTCACGCACGGCTCTTAAGATGATTTTAAACAATTCATTCTTCTCATATTCAGATAAAAATATAAGAGATCTGTTTGATTATGTTGGTTTGAGTTTGAACAACAATCAATCTATAATCAATCGCGGTGACCTTGTTATAACTGCTTCGTGGGATTCTAAAAAGAAAATACATTTTGAAATTTGTAAGGTTCAAGACATTGATCGGTTTCAGACAAGGCCATTACTTGAGAGAGTGGGATCGATTACTCCGATCTTCCATAAAGAAAATAAATTTCTATTGAAAAATTTTGATATGAAAACTTTTGTTTTGGATCGCAGGCGTGCTGTTTACAATTTGATGAATGCCGTCGACCCAAGGCGAGTTATCTATCTTATCGATCCAGAACTCAATCCGAAACTCTACGAAGATATCAACCAAAAGTTAGTTTAG
- a CDS encoding formyltransferase family protein, producing the protein MYKYIVIGTSESTLACLEALVEAGEDITAIISLPKDLLPNNSINLKNFAAKYQVSYYEVSDINSEESEVLLTNLKPDYIISTWPKILKKNILKIPKMIIGTHPTPLPFNRGRHPIHWLIVLGIASSCVTFFNMDENVDNGKILSQVPFNIGSGNINQINIEMNRALKDGIISLVANFRNFSEFEGFTQNSDNSNIWRARNEHDITLDPRMSVSIVKRIVNSFLEPYPMARLFVKKGTYIKISKAEELSSESYPVNWRNFEHGQILNQKDNSIIFRVDDGMIKLYSKNLYEIENIKRIYPPSFYF; encoded by the coding sequence ATGTATAAATACATTGTAATAGGTACATCAGAATCAACTTTAGCTTGTCTTGAAGCTTTGGTTGAAGCCGGAGAAGATATTACAGCGATAATTAGTCTTCCAAAGGATTTGCTTCCTAATAATTCTATTAATTTAAAAAACTTCGCAGCGAAATATCAAGTATCATATTATGAAGTTTCGGACATTAATTCAGAAGAATCTGAAGTTCTATTGACTAATCTAAAGCCAGATTATATAATTTCTACCTGGCCAAAAATTCTGAAAAAAAATATATTAAAAATTCCAAAAATGATTATTGGAACCCATCCGACGCCACTTCCTTTTAATAGAGGTCGCCATCCTATCCATTGGCTGATTGTTCTAGGTATAGCATCATCTTGTGTTACATTTTTTAATATGGATGAGAATGTTGATAATGGCAAAATTCTATCACAGGTACCATTTAATATTGGTTCTGGAAATATAAATCAAATTAATATCGAAATGAATCGTGCTTTAAAGGATGGAATCATTTCATTAGTTGCTAATTTTAGAAATTTTTCAGAATTCGAAGGGTTTACACAAAACTCAGATAATTCGAACATTTGGCGAGCTAGAAATGAACATGATATTACATTAGATCCTAGGATGTCAGTATCGATTGTTAAAAGAATTGTAAATTCCTTTTTGGAACCGTATCCGATGGCTCGGCTATTTGTAAAAAAAGGAACTTATATTAAAATCTCTAAAGCAGAAGAATTGAGTTCAGAATCATATCCAGTAAATTGGAGAAATTTTGAGCATGGTCAAATATTGAATCAAAAAGATAACTCAATAATTTTTAGAGTGGATGATGGAATGATTAAGCTTTATTCAAAAAATTTATATGAAATTGAGAATATAAAAAGAATTTATCCACCCAGTTTCTATTTCTAG